Proteins from a single region of Desulfolutivibrio sulfoxidireducens:
- a CDS encoding CTP synthase → MKTKFIFVTGGVLSSLGKGLAASSIGALLMARGLRVTIQKLDPYINVDPGTMNPFQHGEVYVTDDGAETDLDLGHYERYLGVSLSQNNNFTSGRIYHTVISKERRGDYLGGTVQVIPHITDEIKKAILGVAVDEDVAIIEIGGTVGDIEGQPFLEAIRQMRSDLGKENVLYIHLTLVPYMRVAGELKTKPTQHSVKELRSIGIQPDIIICRSEVVLGRDIKEKIALFCNVDADAVFCAVDVENIYEVPLNLYHEGVDQKIAILLRLPAKNAKLEPWRDLIRRMSSPKKTVSIGIVGKYVDLKEAYKSLHEALVHGGAANEAAVELVYVNSETVTAQNVAEKLAGVDGVLVPGGFGSRGIEGKITAIEFARTKKIPFFGICLGMQCAVIEFARHVLGLDGANSEEFDVTTPHPVIYLMKEWFDFRTKKIERREADGDLGGTMRLGAYPCAVKPGTKASAAYGELEISERHRHRYEFNKVYAKKFEEAGLKFSGLSPDGELVEIVELADHPWFLGCQFHPEFRSNPMRPHPLFREFIKAALHEREKREGVSQTGGCPPCPSATA, encoded by the coding sequence ATGAAGACTAAATTCATTTTTGTCACCGGGGGCGTGTTGTCCTCGCTCGGCAAGGGACTGGCCGCCTCCTCCATCGGAGCCCTGCTTATGGCCAGGGGCCTCAGGGTGACCATCCAGAAGCTCGATCCCTATATCAACGTCGATCCGGGCACCATGAACCCCTTTCAGCACGGCGAGGTCTACGTCACCGACGACGGGGCCGAGACCGACCTGGACCTTGGCCACTATGAACGGTACCTGGGCGTCTCCCTCAGCCAGAACAACAACTTCACCTCGGGACGCATCTATCACACGGTCATCAGCAAGGAGCGCCGGGGAGACTACCTGGGCGGCACGGTCCAGGTCATCCCGCACATCACCGACGAGATCAAAAAGGCCATCCTGGGCGTGGCCGTGGACGAGGACGTGGCCATCATCGAGATCGGCGGCACTGTGGGCGACATCGAGGGCCAGCCTTTCCTGGAGGCCATCCGCCAGATGCGCTCGGATCTCGGCAAGGAAAACGTCCTGTATATCCACTTGACGCTCGTACCGTACATGCGGGTGGCCGGGGAACTCAAAACCAAGCCCACCCAGCACAGCGTCAAGGAACTGCGCAGCATCGGCATCCAGCCCGACATCATCATCTGCCGTAGCGAGGTGGTGCTCGGACGCGACATCAAGGAAAAGATCGCCCTTTTCTGCAATGTGGACGCCGACGCCGTGTTTTGCGCTGTGGATGTCGAAAACATCTATGAGGTGCCGCTGAATCTCTACCACGAGGGCGTGGACCAGAAAATCGCCATCCTGCTGCGACTCCCGGCCAAAAATGCCAAGCTCGAACCATGGCGCGACCTCATCCGCCGCATGTCCAGCCCGAAAAAGACCGTGTCCATCGGCATCGTGGGCAAATACGTGGACCTCAAGGAGGCCTACAAGAGCCTGCATGAGGCCTTGGTGCACGGCGGGGCGGCCAACGAAGCGGCCGTGGAACTGGTCTACGTCAATTCCGAGACCGTCACCGCGCAAAACGTGGCCGAAAAGCTGGCCGGCGTGGACGGCGTTCTGGTGCCTGGCGGCTTCGGTTCCCGAGGCATCGAGGGCAAGATCACGGCCATCGAGTTTGCCAGGACCAAAAAGATCCCCTTTTTCGGCATCTGTCTGGGCATGCAGTGCGCGGTCATCGAGTTCGCCCGCCACGTGCTCGGCCTTGACGGGGCCAATTCCGAGGAATTCGACGTGACCACGCCGCACCCGGTGATCTATCTCATGAAGGAATGGTTCGATTTCCGCACCAAAAAAATCGAACGCCGCGAGGCCGACGGCGATCTGGGCGGCACCATGCGCCTGGGGGCCTATCCCTGCGCCGTCAAACCCGGCACAAAGGCCTCTGCCGCCTACGGCGAACTGGAAATTTCCGAACGCCACCGCCACCGGTACGAGTTCAACAAGGTCTATGCCAAGAAATTCGAGGAGGCGGGCCTCAAATTCAGCGGCCTGTCCCCGGATGGCGAGTTGGTGGAGATCGTGGAGCTTGCGGACCATCCCTGGTTTCTGGGCTGCCAGTTCCATCCGGAATTCAGAAGCAATCCCATGCGGCCGCATCCCCTGTTCCGGGAGTTCATCAAGGCGGCGTTGCACGAGCGGGAAAAACGCGAAGGCGTCTCGCAAACCGGCGGGTGTCCGCCGTGCCCTTCGGCCACGGCATGA
- a CDS encoding KdsC family phosphatase, translated as MDVMHRARRVELLILDVDGVMTDGGLYYDPSGNIHKRFYVQDGLGIKLAQEAGLEVAMVSGLDQGAAAARAKELGIVEYHGGHLRKLPLVTGMLSRKGLCLEQAAFLGDDWVDAPVMRRVGLPMAVADAQPEILDMALWVSRRPGGRGAVREAIRFLLQAQGRLQAMWEKWDG; from the coding sequence ATGGACGTGATGCACCGGGCTCGCCGGGTGGAGCTTCTTATCCTCGACGTGGACGGGGTCATGACCGACGGCGGCCTGTACTACGACCCGTCGGGAAACATCCACAAACGATTTTACGTCCAGGACGGCTTGGGCATCAAGCTGGCCCAGGAGGCGGGGCTCGAGGTGGCCATGGTCAGCGGTCTGGACCAGGGTGCGGCCGCGGCCCGGGCCAAGGAACTGGGGATCGTGGAATACCATGGCGGGCATCTGCGCAAGTTGCCGCTGGTGACCGGGATGCTTTCGCGCAAGGGGCTTTGCCTGGAGCAGGCCGCTTTTCTGGGAGACGACTGGGTGGACGCGCCGGTCATGCGCCGGGTGGGACTGCCCATGGCCGTGGCCGATGCCCAGCCCGAGATTCTGGACATGGCCTTATGGGTTTCCCGGCGCCCGGGAGGCCGCGGCGCCGTGCGCGAGGCCATTCGTTTTTTGTTGCAGGCACAGGGCAGGCTTCAGGCCATGTGGGAAAAATGGGACGGATAG
- the rpoN gene encoding RNA polymerase factor sigma-54 — protein sequence MALELRQQLKLSQQLVMTPQLQQAIKLLQLSRLELVESIQQELMENPLLEEVLEEEKPERVMVEEEHGPLPGGEDTAIEKELLKSAEWDDYLGDFASTPVQSHIRETEIPEEGMAFDARLSSKPSLEGHLDWQMRLSNFTARELAIGEAICGSLDSSGYLAATAEELAGMTGTTIEEVEAVLYRVQRLDPVGVAARNPRECLLVQMEVLEYTDPILLELVSEHLEDLEKKRYKPLVKKFRISMEQLKAYLDTIQSLDPLPGASFGSSDPIYVSPDAYIYKYENDFIILLNEEGLPRLQLNALYMEGFKPKGDKERDYIQDKKRSAEWLMKSLYQRQRTLYKVLESIVRFQRGFFDDGVNKLRPLILKDVADDINMHESTVSRITSNKYVATPHGIFELKFFFNSSLELDDGSTVGSESVKATIRQLIASEDPKKPVSDEAIADILKETLQINIARRTVAKYRTAMDIASSSKRKEVF from the coding sequence ATGGCGCTGGAACTGCGGCAACAACTCAAACTTTCGCAGCAGTTGGTGATGACTCCCCAACTGCAGCAGGCCATAAAGCTGTTGCAACTCTCACGGCTTGAACTTGTGGAGAGCATCCAGCAGGAGCTTATGGAGAATCCTCTCCTGGAGGAGGTCCTGGAGGAGGAGAAGCCGGAACGGGTCATGGTCGAAGAGGAGCACGGCCCCCTGCCCGGCGGCGAAGACACGGCCATCGAGAAGGAGCTTTTGAAAAGCGCCGAGTGGGACGACTACCTCGGTGATTTCGCCAGCACCCCGGTGCAATCCCACATCCGGGAGACGGAGATCCCCGAGGAGGGCATGGCCTTCGACGCCAGGCTGTCCTCCAAGCCCTCCCTGGAAGGCCATCTGGATTGGCAGATGCGTCTGTCAAATTTCACCGCACGGGAACTCGCCATCGGCGAGGCCATTTGCGGCAGTCTCGATTCCTCTGGATATCTTGCGGCCACGGCCGAGGAACTGGCCGGCATGACCGGGACCACGATCGAGGAAGTGGAGGCCGTGCTGTACCGGGTGCAGCGTCTCGATCCCGTGGGCGTGGCCGCCAGGAATCCCCGGGAGTGTCTCCTGGTCCAGATGGAGGTCCTCGAATATACCGATCCGATTTTGCTTGAGCTGGTCTCCGAACACCTGGAAGACCTGGAAAAAAAGCGCTACAAGCCCCTGGTCAAAAAGTTCCGGATCAGCATGGAGCAGCTCAAGGCCTATCTGGACACCATCCAAAGCCTTGACCCCCTGCCCGGGGCCAGTTTCGGCTCCAGCGATCCCATCTACGTCAGTCCCGACGCCTACATCTACAAATACGAAAACGACTTCATCATCCTGCTCAACGAGGAAGGGCTGCCCCGGCTCCAGTTGAACGCCCTGTATATGGAGGGCTTCAAGCCAAAGGGCGACAAGGAGCGGGACTACATCCAGGACAAGAAGCGCTCGGCGGAATGGCTCATGAAAAGCCTCTATCAGCGCCAGCGTACCTTGTACAAGGTGCTTGAGAGCATCGTGCGTTTTCAGCGCGGTTTTTTCGATGATGGGGTGAACAAGCTGCGTCCGTTGATCCTCAAGGACGTAGCCGACGACATCAATATGCACGAATCCACGGTCAGCCGGATCACCTCCAACAAATACGTGGCCACCCCGCACGGCATCTTCGAACTCAAGTTTTTTTTCAACAGCTCCCTGGAACTCGACGATGGCAGCACTGTGGGATCGGAATCGGTCAAGGCCACCATCCGGCAACTCATCGCCTCCGAGGATCCGAAAAAGCCCGTGAGCGACGAGGCCATCGCCGATATCCTCAAGGAAACGCTGCAAATCAACATCGCCCGGCGCACCGTGGCCAAATATCGGACGGCTATGGATATCGCCTCGTCGTCCAAACGCAAGGAAGTGTTTTGA
- the hpf gene encoding ribosome hibernation-promoting factor, HPF/YfiA family, producing the protein MNITFNFKNFEPSDHLRDYARKRFDKLGKYMSNAETSELLVNLSVEKTRQMADIVFMADLLHISAHEESEDMYSTIDLILDKIEAQVRKMREKQKDRRKRSDTVRTEVISFTESESGARERTIIESDRYEPKPMSVDEAAMQLETLGYEFLVFLNSETERINVIYRRKKGDFGLIDPGTGN; encoded by the coding sequence ATGAACATCACCTTCAACTTCAAGAATTTCGAACCCTCGGACCATCTTCGCGATTACGCCCGCAAACGTTTCGACAAGCTGGGCAAATACATGAGCAATGCCGAAACCTCCGAGCTTTTGGTGAACCTAAGCGTGGAGAAAACCCGGCAGATGGCGGACATCGTCTTCATGGCGGACCTCTTGCACATCTCCGCCCACGAGGAATCCGAGGACATGTATTCCACCATCGACCTCATCCTGGACAAGATCGAGGCCCAGGTGCGCAAGATGCGCGAGAAGCAGAAGGACCGCCGCAAGCGCTCCGACACCGTGCGCACCGAGGTCATCAGCTTCACCGAATCCGAATCCGGGGCGCGGGAAAGAACCATCATCGAATCCGACCGCTATGAACCCAAGCCCATGTCCGTGGACGAGGCGGCCATGCAGCTCGAGACCCTGGGATATGAGTTTCTGGTCTTTCTCAATTCCGAAACCGAACGGATCAATGTCATCTATCGTCGCAAAAAAGGGGACTTCGGCCTTATCGATCCCGGGACGGGCAACTGA
- a CDS encoding PTS sugar transporter subunit IIA, producing the protein MKLEEYLRPEFVLDDLRAACKSDVLAELVAPIGRVFPDFDVKKAHSVLMDRESLGTTGIGDGVAIPHGKMSGLSHILIVAGRSLCGVDFESLDFRPCHIFFLVIAPEHVAGMHLRILAHISRLLADEGFRNAFLRAEGREGVWRVLTDAA; encoded by the coding sequence ATGAAGCTTGAGGAGTATCTGCGGCCCGAGTTCGTCTTGGACGATCTTCGGGCCGCATGCAAATCCGACGTTCTGGCCGAACTGGTGGCCCCTATTGGCCGGGTCTTTCCGGATTTCGACGTCAAAAAGGCCCACTCGGTGCTCATGGATCGTGAGTCCCTGGGGACCACCGGGATCGGCGACGGCGTGGCCATTCCCCATGGCAAGATGTCCGGGCTTTCGCACATCCTTATCGTGGCCGGGCGAAGCCTTTGCGGCGTAGATTTCGAGTCCCTGGACTTTCGACCCTGCCACATCTTTTTTCTGGTCATCGCCCCGGAGCATGTGGCCGGGATGCACCTGCGCATCCTGGCCCACATCTCCAGATTGCTTGCGGACGAGGGCTTCCGGAATGCGTTTTTGCGCGCCGAGGGCCGGGAAGGGGTGTGGCGGGTGCTGACCGACGCGGCATGA
- the rapZ gene encoding RNase adapter RapZ, which translates to MTERAFPVIILTGFSGSGKSSGLKVFEDLGFFCVDGLPVSLAPILIKLFEGQADTRYRGLALGMDVRQADLDREWGQALGQIKSQGVGIQIVFFEADTQEIIRRYATTRRPHPLENQDLGLEAAVLLERERMSPLRKAADLIINTTNFSIHDLRRALQEKWSFLEGKSGHLKVHVMSFGFKYGPPAEADLIFDLRFLPNPYFVEAMRPLSGKDPEIVRYVLGEDPGRTFLAKLEDFLLYLLPLYTREGRYRLALAMGCTGGRHRSVAVAEAVFDRLTKAGYTVSIEHRHIDKG; encoded by the coding sequence ATGACCGAGCGTGCGTTTCCCGTGATCATCCTCACCGGATTCTCCGGATCGGGGAAGAGCAGTGGACTTAAGGTCTTCGAGGACCTGGGCTTTTTTTGCGTGGACGGCCTGCCGGTAAGCCTGGCCCCCATCCTTATCAAGCTCTTCGAGGGACAGGCCGATACCCGCTACCGTGGCCTGGCCCTGGGCATGGACGTGCGCCAGGCGGACCTGGACCGGGAGTGGGGCCAGGCGCTGGGGCAGATCAAGAGTCAGGGCGTGGGCATCCAGATCGTCTTTTTCGAGGCCGACACCCAGGAGATCATCCGCCGCTACGCCACCACCAGACGACCACACCCCCTTGAAAATCAGGACCTGGGCCTCGAAGCGGCGGTGCTTCTCGAGCGGGAACGCATGTCTCCGCTTCGCAAGGCCGCGGACCTGATCATCAACACCACCAACTTCTCCATCCATGACCTGCGCCGCGCGCTCCAGGAAAAATGGAGCTTCCTCGAAGGCAAAAGCGGCCACCTCAAGGTGCATGTCATGTCCTTCGGCTTCAAATACGGCCCGCCGGCCGAGGCCGACCTGATCTTCGATCTGCGATTTTTGCCCAACCCCTATTTCGTCGAGGCCATGCGCCCCTTGTCCGGAAAGGATCCGGAAATCGTGCGCTATGTCCTTGGCGAGGACCCGGGGCGCACCTTCCTGGCCAAGCTTGAGGATTTTCTGCTCTATCTGTTGCCCCTCTACACCCGGGAAGGACGTTACCGCCTGGCCCTGGCCATGGGGTGCACCGGCGGCCGGCATCGCTCCGTGGCTGTGGCCGAGGCTGTTTTTGACAGACTTACCAAGGCCGGATATACTGTCTCCATCGAGCATCGGCATATCGACAAGGGATAG
- a CDS encoding PTS sugar transporter subunit IIA: MKSDAVPASPVGVVIATHTDFGARLLKAAEFIIGAQQNCRSISIDVSHEVELTLAAIKEAIAATDRGAGVLVVTDMFGGTPTNLSLSLLGTGRLEVLTGVNLPMLIKILTSRQIPLERLATEAKQAGCQGIVVAGEVLRKKVAEG; this comes from the coding sequence ATGAAATCCGACGCAGTCCCCGCTTCCCCCGTCGGGGTGGTCATCGCCACCCATACCGACTTCGGCGCCAGGCTGCTCAAGGCCGCCGAATTCATCATCGGCGCCCAGCAAAACTGTCGCAGCATCAGCATCGACGTCTCCCACGAGGTGGAGCTGACCCTGGCGGCCATCAAGGAGGCCATCGCCGCCACGGATCGTGGCGCCGGGGTCCTGGTGGTGACGGATATGTTCGGAGGCACGCCGACCAACTTAAGCCTCTCCCTCTTGGGAACGGGTCGCCTGGAGGTCCTCACCGGGGTCAACTTGCCCATGTTGATCAAAATCCTCACCTCGCGCCAGATCCCCCTGGAACGTCTTGCGACCGAGGCCAAGCAAGCGGGGTGCCAGGGAATCGTCGTTGCCGGGGAGGTGTTGCGCAAGAAGGTGGCCGAGGGGTAG
- a CDS encoding PTS sugar transporter subunit IIB, with protein MHFVRIDNRLVHGQVIETWLPHTRATMIVVVNDEIASNVLRQEIMSLAIPDGVEIVFLAVADVPRFFSRATLKELDALILFSTCEDARTAFESGYGFDSLNLGNLHYAPGKKQVCPHVALSKEDERCLHFFSTKGVKIDFRCVPGDSELPRAF; from the coding sequence ATGCATTTTGTGCGCATCGACAACCGGCTGGTGCATGGCCAGGTCATCGAGACATGGTTGCCGCACACCCGGGCCACGATGATCGTGGTGGTCAACGACGAGATTGCCAGCAACGTCTTGCGGCAGGAAATCATGTCCCTGGCCATTCCGGACGGGGTGGAAATCGTGTTTTTGGCGGTGGCGGACGTGCCCCGGTTCTTCTCCCGGGCCACGCTCAAGGAACTGGACGCGCTTATCCTGTTCTCCACCTGCGAGGATGCCCGGACAGCCTTTGAAAGCGGATACGGCTTCGATTCCCTCAACCTGGGCAACCTGCACTACGCGCCAGGGAAAAAACAGGTCTGTCCGCATGTGGCGCTGAGCAAGGAAGACGAGAGGTGTCTGCATTTTTTTTCCACAAAGGGTGTGAAGATCGATTTTCGTTGCGTACCGGGTGATTCGGAACTTCCGAGGGCGTTTTGA
- a CDS encoding PTS sugar transporter subunit IIC: MIRNFRGRFDAHRYRTCDAHPFRRFFFVLFSSLRFSVNLFPLDRPLVVGLVYGAVFGDIPTCMNLAVFFELFWLDLFPAGTYIPPNQAAATLAALTLARCYGQTEAPGVLVASAMSLPLALIFARLEAFHRRFETTSQVKARDAAERHGVLLSPGRLIRRSLTDMAIINGVCFSLALAGLVAAGKLLFAMLDPILARQSMSYAHLWILGSLGGVLSLRHRPAYVVLSVGVAFAVVWFLVLT; this comes from the coding sequence GTGATTCGGAACTTCCGAGGGCGTTTTGATGCACATCGATACCGGACTTGTGACGCACATCCTTTTCGTCGCTTTTTTTTTGTTCTTTTTTCCTCCCTGCGTTTTTCCGTCAATCTCTTCCCCCTGGACCGCCCCCTGGTGGTTGGCCTGGTCTACGGCGCCGTTTTCGGGGACATCCCCACATGCATGAACCTGGCGGTCTTTTTTGAACTGTTCTGGCTGGACCTGTTTCCAGCCGGAACGTATATTCCGCCCAATCAGGCCGCGGCCACCCTGGCCGCACTGACCCTGGCCCGGTGCTACGGCCAGACCGAGGCCCCGGGGGTGCTGGTGGCCTCGGCCATGTCCCTGCCCCTGGCCCTGATCTTCGCCCGCCTGGAGGCCTTTCATCGCCGTTTCGAGACCACGTCCCAGGTCAAGGCCAGGGACGCGGCCGAACGTCATGGAGTGCTCCTCTCCCCGGGCCGGCTTATCCGTCGTTCTCTGACGGATATGGCCATCATCAACGGCGTGTGTTTCTCTCTGGCCCTGGCCGGCCTTGTCGCCGCCGGCAAGCTCCTGTTCGCCATGCTGGATCCGATCCTGGCGCGACAGTCCATGTCCTATGCCCATCTCTGGATCCTGGGCAGTCTTGGAGGCGTGCTCTCCCTGCGCCACCGCCCGGCCTACGTGGTCCTGTCCGTGGGCGTGGCCTTCGCCGTCGTCTGGTTCCTGGTATTGACGTAA
- a CDS encoding manganese-dependent inorganic pyrophosphatase, with the protein MAVYAVGHKNPDTDTVATAIGAADYYKKKCGMDVIPVTQGPINPESKFVLEKFGVATPEILTDATDKKIILVDHTDLSQSLANLAKGEIVAVIDHHKLGDVTTPNPLEMWVWPVGCSCTVLKSMYDFAGIEIPKPIAGIMLCAILSDTVMFKSPTCTEADKKACEALAKIVGVADMMALGVEMFKVKSAVEGTPIRELVFRDYKDFDMSGKKVGIGQLEVVDLSILTPIKDQLLADCKKVKAENGNHSVFLLLTDIMKEGSELLIVSDDPAVVKKAFGVDVTGESVWLDGVLSRKKQVVPPFEKAFA; encoded by the coding sequence ATGGCAGTGTATGCTGTTGGTCACAAAAATCCGGACACGGACACCGTCGCCACCGCCATCGGCGCCGCCGACTACTACAAGAAAAAATGCGGCATGGACGTTATCCCCGTGACCCAGGGCCCCATCAATCCCGAAAGCAAATTCGTGCTTGAGAAGTTCGGCGTGGCCACCCCCGAGATTCTCACCGACGCCACCGACAAGAAAATCATCCTCGTGGACCACACCGATCTGTCCCAGAGCCTGGCGAATCTGGCCAAGGGCGAGATCGTGGCCGTCATCGACCATCATAAGCTGGGCGACGTGACCACCCCCAACCCGCTGGAGATGTGGGTCTGGCCGGTGGGCTGCAGCTGCACCGTGCTGAAATCCATGTACGACTTCGCCGGCATCGAGATCCCCAAGCCCATCGCCGGGATCATGCTCTGTGCCATCCTGTCCGACACCGTCATGTTCAAGTCCCCGACCTGCACCGAGGCCGACAAGAAGGCCTGCGAGGCCCTGGCCAAGATCGTCGGCGTGGCCGACATGATGGCCCTGGGCGTGGAGATGTTCAAGGTCAAGTCCGCCGTGGAGGGCACCCCCATCCGCGAGCTGGTCTTCCGCGACTACAAGGACTTCGACATGTCCGGCAAGAAGGTCGGCATCGGCCAGCTTGAAGTCGTGGACCTGTCCATCCTCACCCCCATCAAGGACCAGCTTTTGGCCGACTGCAAGAAGGTCAAGGCCGAGAACGGCAACCACAGCGTGTTCCTGCTTCTGACCGACATCATGAAGGAAGGCTCCGAGCTGCTGATCGTCTCCGACGATCCGGCCGTGGTCAAAAAGGCCTTCGGCGTGGACGTCACGGGCGAATCCGTGTGGCTGGACGGCGTCTTGTCCCGCAAAAAGCAGGTCGTGCCTCCCTTCGAGAAGGCCTTCGCCTAA
- a CDS encoding YaiI/YqxD family protein encodes MHIYADADALPNAIKEILCRAAIRLGIGLTLVANKKLHIPQSQYITTIRLGQGFDVVDAAIVDRIKPGDLVITADIPLAALVVEKDAHALNPRGELYTKDNIQGHVTMRNLLYELRGGGVVTGGPRPLCNRDREAFANQLDIFLTRHATR; translated from the coding sequence ATGCACATCTATGCCGATGCCGACGCTCTGCCAAACGCCATCAAGGAAATACTCTGCCGCGCGGCCATACGCCTGGGCATCGGCCTGACCCTGGTGGCCAACAAAAAACTGCACATCCCTCAATCACAATACATCACCACCATCCGGCTGGGCCAGGGCTTCGATGTAGTGGACGCAGCCATCGTGGACCGCATCAAGCCCGGCGACCTTGTGATCACGGCGGACATTCCGCTCGCCGCACTGGTTGTCGAAAAAGACGCCCACGCCTTGAACCCCCGGGGCGAATTGTACACCAAGGACAACATCCAAGGGCACGTGACCATGCGCAACCTGCTCTACGAACTGCGCGGCGGCGGAGTGGTGACCGGCGGTCCCCGGCCTCTTTGTAACCGTGATCGGGAGGCCTTCGCCAACCAGCTCGACATCTTCCTGACCCGGCACGCCACGAGGTGA
- a CDS encoding phosphoribosylaminoimidazolesuccinocarboxamide synthase yields MNVVTTTDIREYPLISRGKVRDIYDLSPDTLLIVTTDRISAFDVVLPDPIPGKGVILNKITVFWMHRFTDLVPNHLLATDPADFPAPLAAHAAMLAGRAVVAKKARPLPIECIVRGYITGSGWKDYKATGRVCGHVLPEGLQESDMLAEPLFTPSTKAELGRHDENITLAMAKDLIGIEIFTQVQDISIALYSAARDHARQRGILIADTKFEFGLTDQGLLLIDEVLTPDSSRFWPAAGYQPGRPQPSFDKQYVRDWLTDVGFNKKPPAPHLPDNVIARTRAKYLEAYEFLTGEKAGI; encoded by the coding sequence ATGAACGTGGTGACCACAACCGACATCCGGGAATATCCCCTGATCTCCCGGGGCAAGGTGCGCGATATCTACGATCTGTCCCCGGACACGCTTCTCATCGTGACCACGGACCGTATCTCGGCCTTTGACGTGGTCCTGCCCGACCCCATCCCGGGCAAGGGCGTCATCCTCAACAAGATTACCGTGTTCTGGATGCACCGCTTCACGGACCTGGTCCCCAACCACCTTCTGGCCACGGACCCGGCGGACTTCCCGGCCCCCCTGGCCGCCCATGCCGCCATGCTGGCCGGTCGGGCCGTGGTGGCCAAAAAGGCCAGGCCCCTACCCATCGAATGCATCGTGCGCGGCTATATCACCGGCTCGGGCTGGAAAGACTACAAGGCCACAGGCAGGGTCTGCGGCCACGTCCTCCCCGAAGGTCTCCAGGAATCCGACATGCTGGCCGAGCCGCTTTTCACCCCGTCCACCAAGGCCGAACTGGGCCGTCACGACGAGAACATCACCCTGGCCATGGCCAAGGATCTCATCGGCATCGAAATTTTCACCCAGGTCCAAGATATTTCCATCGCCCTCTATTCCGCCGCTCGGGACCACGCCCGGCAGCGCGGCATCCTGATCGCGGACACCAAGTTCGAATTCGGGCTGACCGACCAGGGACTGCTGCTCATCGACGAGGTGCTGACCCCGGACTCCTCTCGCTTCTGGCCCGCCGCCGGCTACCAGCCCGGTCGCCCCCAGCCGAGCTTCGACAAGCAGTACGTGCGCGACTGGCTTACGGACGTGGGCTTCAACAAGAAGCCGCCCGCGCCGCATCTGCCTGACAATGTGATCGCCCGCACCCGCGCCAAATATCTCGAGGCGTACGAATTTCTCACTGGCGAAAAGGCCGGAATCTGA